In the genome of Sphingopyxis sp. YF1, the window GCCCTATGCGATCCGCCACTATCAGCGCGACGCGGCGACCAATCTGGCGCCCGCCGAACTCAAGGCGATCCATCCGCTCGGGAAATCGCCGCTGCTCGAGGTCGTCGATGATATGGCGGCGGCTGGGCACGGACGCGTGATCCAGGAATCGGGCGCGATCGCCGAATATCTGTGCGAACATCATGACGGTCAGGCGCTCGTTCCCGCGCGCGGCACCGACGATCACATCCGCCACCTCGAACTGATCCATTTTGCCGAAGGGTCGGCGATGACCCCGATCATTCTCAACCTTTATCTCGGGCGCCTCGGCGACGCCGCCGCGCCGGTCAAGCCGCGGATCGACGAGCAACTCGATGCCCATTTCCGCTACCTTGACGGCGAGCTCAACGATGCCGGCAATTTTATCGGCGATCGCCTGTCGGTCGCCGACATCATGCTGAGCTT includes:
- a CDS encoding glutathione S-transferase, with the protein product MHLIVHHLNNSRSQRILWLLEEIGAPYAIRHYQRDAATNLAPAELKAIHPLGKSPLLEVVDDMAAAGHGRVIQESGAIAEYLCEHHDGQALVPARGTDDHIRHLELIHFAEGSAMTPIILNLYLGRLGDAAAPVKPRIDEQLDAHFRYLDGELNDAGNFIGDRLSVADIMLSFPAEVAAMGGAGRYPRLAAFVAAMHARPAWQAARAKGGAYFVF